GAAGATACTAAAACTTAAGGATATTGTGGTGCTTCtcttgaaaaaatagaaaaaacataAGAGAGTTAAAAACTTTAGTTCAAATAGGGTAGCTTCAATCTGGTCGTGGTAATAATGGAGAGTAGTTAAGATGACAATTCACAACTTTTAAGTTACTGAAAAGGTTAAAAATCACTTCCGATGAAAAATGGCACACTCTCCAGTTGgtgaacaaatttaaatttacagaCAAGATTTGGgagaaattgaattaaaagaagaaaaaagaaagaaatggtgGAGTTTGATTGACAAGCTTAAACACGGAACACAGCAACAAAATCTACAGATGCGTGAAGCTTAATCAGAAGAAGCTGTTGTATTGACTGGTGAGAGACCTCCGGAGATTCGAATAGAGGTTGTAGAGGGAATACTGACGAAGGTTCTTAACCTCGTACCATGAGTTGAAAACTGCCTCATGCTTATCTGTCCCAGAAAATGCTAGTTGTATCCCAAGGCTACAATCCACCGTTCCCCCTCGGTTTCTGCAGTTGTTAGTTCTGATGGCACAGTCTTGATTGTTAAGGCAgacaaagtttgttttgccCGAGCATGAAGCGCAGCCGTCTCTTTTCCAGTACAAGTTTTGAAGCCTCccctttttaaattcaagaacCTGCACCAAAATAGCAATGTTCCAGCTACCAtggaaatgaatttaattctaGACAATATGACATGGTATGGGCGAACATCTTACCAGAGTAAAACTGGTGACAGTGTATGTACTGTTGGCAACAAAAGCAGGAATTGAGCGAGAAGCATATTTTCGACCAGCAAATGCTACCATATAACCCCCTACAGAATCCTGGAGttgatgaaacaaaaatattgcaagaGATTAACAAATGCATAATGGAACAGTGCTAATGAAAACTGTGGAGTTCAATATCTTCAACGTAGAAATTAGTGCCTTGTGCTGCATGCAACATCATTTTGGTTAATGTGGATATAAatgcaacaaagaaaaaaagaacattGTCTTAAAAGATATGGCATGATgaaagtttgaaaatatttgcaCTGGGTTTTTTATTGTCAATAGAATCATATACATGCATTCATATCGTATGCGTGTAAAAGAGCTCCCTTGCACTAAGAGAACAGTTTTAGGTGCTCCATAAACCCGATAcctatatttcttcatcttttaATTAGGTATAAAAGAGAACTCTAGGCGGCTGGAAGAGACACTTACCATTAACAGAGAATGGTAACAAGAAGTTTCAAGCGCATACTGGATCTAAAACCCCCGGGACTGCCATCTTACAGATCCAAATCCTAAAAATACCCCAGTATTACAAATCCTCCAAAGACTTTATCACCAGCTCACATCCATGCAACCACTTGGTACTCCAGAAATCCAATCCGATTTCAACATTCTTGATTGGGCAGCTTAACATGTTCAAGTCTAAACTAAAGCTTCTTGCTGCAGAGGAGCTAAAACAAATGGTCCACATAGATCATGCCTTCCAATAGTAGACAAACCTATTCCTTATAAACCATGCAGACAATTTACAGGTATGCGATGTGAATTGCACTCGGTAGTCAGGTAAAGAACTGCAGCAGAGAGTTAGTCTCACTGGATGCAAGGATTTTGTAAACCAAAGAGTGGTAAACCAATGACTTTTCTATGAGTTTCAGTTGGCTACTGTAAACCAAAGAGTTGTGGTTCAGAGAAAATATGGCAAACATAGGAATCCTTGAATTCACTAACTGATTAACAAGAGTAACTATTAGTCGTGCGACCATCTACTTAAGAAGGATCAAAATCACATGAGAAGTATTTGAACTGTGATGCAACATCCCCAGCCACTTAGTATAAAACGTCTTCCTACCTTTGACGTGGAT
The nucleotide sequence above comes from Sesamum indicum cultivar Zhongzhi No. 13 linkage group LG11, S_indicum_v1.0, whole genome shotgun sequence. Encoded proteins:
- the LOC105173973 gene encoding uncharacterized protein LOC105173973, whose protein sequence is MAIPRQSIAMLVALFSLVSIGDSSSDTNHVFSPCSDASIQRSDGFTFGIAFAARTAFFFNSSVQLSPCDRRLSLSSANSQVAVFRPKVDEISLLTINTSNFFPDSVGGYMVAFAGRKYASRSIPAFVANSTYTVTSFTLVLEFKKGRLQNLYWKRDGCASCSGKTNFVCLNNQDCAIRTNNCRNRGGTVDCSLGIQLAFSGTDKHEAVFNSWYEVKNLRQYSLYNLYSNLRRSLTSQYNSFF